A window from Gemmatimonas sp. UBA7669 encodes these proteins:
- the rpsD gene encoding 30S ribosomal protein S4: protein MARYTGPSCRQCRREGAKLFLKGTKCFTEKCPVERRPYAPGQHGQATARRKKMSEFAKQLREKQKIKRIYGISEKQFRNTFERVSTQAGITGHNLLAALETRLDNVVYRMGFAPSRKAARQLIRHRHIEVKGRLLDIPSYQVRPGEEVRVKQDSRELVLVQSAMEQAARGASLSWIAVDKESFSGRVLEKPQRQSIPLAAQEQLVVELYSK from the coding sequence ATGGCCCGTTACACTGGTCCCAGCTGCCGTCAGTGCCGTCGTGAGGGCGCCAAGCTCTTCCTGAAGGGCACCAAGTGCTTCACCGAGAAGTGCCCCGTTGAGCGTCGTCCGTACGCTCCGGGTCAGCACGGTCAGGCCACGGCGCGTCGCAAGAAGATGTCGGAGTTCGCCAAGCAGCTGCGCGAGAAGCAGAAGATCAAGCGCATCTACGGCATCTCCGAGAAGCAGTTCCGCAACACGTTCGAGCGCGTGTCCACGCAGGCCGGTATCACCGGTCACAACCTGCTGGCCGCCCTCGAGACCCGTCTCGACAACGTCGTGTACCGCATGGGCTTCGCCCCGAGCCGCAAGGCCGCGCGTCAGCTCATCCGTCACCGCCACATCGAGGTCAAGGGTCGCCTGCTCGACATCCCGTCGTACCAGGTGCGTCCGGGCGAAGAAGTCCGCGTGAAGCAGGACTCGCGCGAGCTCGTGCTCGTGCAGAGCGCCATGGAGCAGGCGGCGCGTGGCGCCTCGCTCTCGTGGATCGCGGTCGACAAGGAGTCGTTCAGCGGTCGCGTGCTCGAGAAGCCCCAGCGTCAGAGCATCCCGCTCGCGGCGCAGGAACAGCTCGTCGTCGAACTGTACTCGAAGTAA
- the rpsM gene encoding 30S ribosomal protein S13, with amino-acid sequence MARIAGVDLPREKKIEIGLTYIFGIGRKTAQKILEATGVSTAQRVRDLNDTDLNKLRQEIERNHRVEGALRTEVAMNIKRLMDIGSYRGTRHRRGLPVRGQRTHTNARTKKGPRRAIAGKKKVTK; translated from the coding sequence ATGGCACGTATCGCAGGCGTTGATCTTCCGCGTGAAAAGAAGATCGAAATCGGCCTCACTTACATCTTCGGCATTGGTCGCAAGACCGCCCAGAAGATCCTCGAGGCCACCGGCGTGTCGACCGCGCAGCGTGTGCGCGATCTGAACGACACCGACCTCAACAAGCTCCGTCAGGAAATCGAGCGCAACCATCGCGTCGAGGGTGCCCTGCGCACGGAAGTCGCGATGAACATCAAGCGCCTGATGGACATCGGCTCGTACCGTGGCACGCGCCACCGTCGTGGCCTCCCCGTGCGCGGGCAGCGCACGCACACGAACGCGCGCACCAAGAAGGGGCCGCGCCGCGCCATCGCGGGCAAGAAGAAGGTGACCAAGTAA
- the rpsK gene encoding 30S ribosomal protein S11 yields the protein MATAKKTKRVVEAEGIAHVSATFNNTTITITDLHGNAVSWGSAGKAGFKGSKKSTPFAATVASEQCAREALTLGVRRVHVRVQGPGSGRESAIQALAAAGLQVKSIRDVTPIPHNGCRPPKRRRV from the coding sequence ATGGCTACCGCGAAGAAGACCAAGCGCGTCGTCGAGGCGGAAGGCATCGCCCACGTCAGCGCCACGTTCAACAACACGACCATCACGATCACCGACTTGCATGGCAATGCGGTGTCCTGGGGCTCGGCCGGCAAGGCGGGCTTCAAGGGGTCGAAGAAGTCCACGCCGTTCGCTGCCACTGTGGCCTCCGAGCAGTGCGCGCGCGAGGCGCTCACGCTCGGCGTGCGCCGCGTGCATGTGCGCGTGCAGGGTCCCGGTTCCGGCCGCGAGTCGGCCATCCAGGCGCTCGCCGCTGCCGGTCTCCAAGTGAAGTCCATTCGTGACGTCACCCCGATTCCGCACAACGGTTGCCGTCCCCCCAAGCGCCGGAGGGTCTGA